aacaaggaagaGTGAGCGCACCGCCATCTTGAGGTCATTTTTGACACAACGACTGCCATTTTCTCCCAGCCCCTCCCCCACACTGTTCTCCATCGTCTTCCTGCTTCCATTTAGCTACATATATTCGCGCCTCAAAAATCACTTACCAAATCGATAGTCCTCGACGTAAAAGTCACTTCGACGTTCCACAAACGTCGCTTGGTTTACTCTCGAGTCTGCTGGGGTTTGTCGCTCCGGTCACCTCCAAGCTAATGTTAGCAACTAGCTCTGCttgctattattattgttattatttcttTCAGTCGTCTTCCTTGTTGTGCGTTTACAGTCGAGTAATTAGTGCGCGTTCAAACATCTTTTACAAGCACTCGGTCGAGAATGCGCCACTCTGAGGCTCTTTCGGTTTATAGAAAAACTACTCTTTCCGATTAAATGCGACGAAATTAAATCGAGTGACTGTTTGCGCACATCTTGGTCCGTCTGCAGCGGCATCCCTTTCGAcctaattgcacaaaaaaaaaaaaaactaaagcttTCTTTTCGCGGTGGATCAAGTCGCTGTTGTCCAAGCGACCGATCAGTCGGACGGTAGCAAAAGAAAAAGCGACCTAAAAGCCTTATATCCAGCCAAATAGTTGGGCGCAATCAACAAAATCCGCAGCGTCCTTCTGTTTACGAACACAATCGGCTGTCTGATGGAGACAAGCCCCCTTTTCGTTTATATAAAGCCTACTTACGTTTCATTTgcgttgtgattggctggcctaTGTGTCGATCATAAAATGGCGCAAGCAATTGGTCAGCTTTATTCTCCCTATACGCCTCGTGATTTGGCAGGGTGCATGTCAATCATATGCGAGTTctcgtgattggtcaaaaatcTCTTCCGTGAGCCCTACCCAATGTCTTGATACAGCGGAAAGGACACAGCATAACGATGAAGATTGTATTGTGCAAagccaaattattattattatttttttttgctggtgaaATGATGCAAATTTCCCCATCGTGAGACTAATAAAGTCACTGTATCAAATCTGATATGTATTTGAAcctaaaaacatttcaattaaAGAAAACAACTTCATGATGGATTATATAGTAAAAATATAATGTAAGAATaaacaaacattcaaacattttaacgctatgacacaaaacacaaaaacccAATCACTAATCATTATATATGGTGAAGAGGGGGCAAAAtatgatacatatttttttttatggcaaattGTCATGAAGTGTGTCAACGTCTGATCtcactgtttccattttgcatcaaaatGGATACcacagccaaaaaaataaaaagacaccaCATCCCGATAGTAAATCTCGCCCCAGTCCTGCTCCCGAGTTAACCATTAGCAAAAGTCATGTACAACTGAACATTCATATTGAAACTTAAGATTTTATTGTGTCATTCAGTCATCTGAGGGTAATATAGTTTGAAACATCCTCCACACCTGTGCTGTCATTGTCCAAGTACTCAAGGATCACGTCACCCCCGTTGTGCAGGGGGTCTTCCGGGCTGGTCAGCAGCGTGTGCAGGCTGTCGTCCATACGCAAAGACTTTCCTGTCTCGGGATGGCAGAGACGCAACTTctgaaacgaaaaaaaaaagtagcgaaGGATACACATTAGAAAGTCTGGCATGGAAGAaaaagggggggtggggtgggggcacagtaataataaaaaaaggtgtCTACTGTTCATCAGTCCCTTGGCCTTGATCTCACTTTAGCCAGGCCATAAAAGGAAGTGCTGTGTTGTTACCTTGGCTGCGagcacattgttgttgttcttcagAGAAGCGAGTGAGGCCGCGTAATCCACCACCTTCCCCACACTCCATTTGGAGCAGAAGAACATTGGCTGACTGGTTGCCTGACACCCTTTAGGGAGATAGACTTGAAAGTAGGTTCTTTCTGTCTGAAAGAAGATGCGTGGCAGAATATGATCAGTGTAGTCAACAGTGATTGGGAAATAAGGTCTCAAAAGTACCTGTGGTAAACTTTTGTCTCCTGCAGCATGTAGCTTTAGTTTCATCAGAGCTACCTTGGCTGCTGTGGCGCTGTTCTTCGCCCCTTTACGTCCTTTGCTTTTGGATCCGTCCTTTGACTCTGATTTGACAAGAGTGGAATTTTATCAGATCATCATCAAATTACAATTGCGCTGCATTGGTCCAAAAACTATGTACTTAATTAAAATCTAATTATTAGCCTCATTGCATAATTTCctgagtcattttttgttgttgacatttttctaaTGCAAAATGTGGGCTTTTGCACTCAAGGTTAGCAAACCCTGTTTTATATAATACACAATTTGTACAATACTGATCCCATGTGGACAAAAGATGAACAGCAGGCGCATGTCATCTCATGACTACATAAAAAACTGACCGACAATCCTTTGCACCAGTTCCTTGGTGGCTGCCATCCGCGGCTTTTGGACCTCCAGCTTCTCACACTTGTGATCATCTTGATGACGGTGGCTACGTGTCGGGGGGGAAAAAGCCACGTAGAGCAAGCTTAGTCATTACATTAAATATGGGTAGTGAAATTTGGTCAGGGTAAACCTACGCCAAAcagaagtgtttttcacattgcGGACAGACGACAGGGACCAGTTCTTTCCCCTTGCAGTCTTCGAAGTTGCATGGATGACTTGTGCTACCACACGCTGGTTGGAGTTCTCTTTTCACTGGCTCCTGAGATGTAATTTTAAGAAttttcagcacaaaaaaaagcaggacAAGTATGTATGTGACAAGAAAGCTGTTTTATTGTTCTATAATGATAAACCTATAAAGTGGTGCTTACCTGTGAACACGAGTGAGCCTCTCTGCTTCTGTGTTCaaggctggggaaaaaaaaaaaaaaaaaaaagagaaaatggtTGCAAAATGGAGTACTACCGGTACTATTATTAATATACAATGCACAGTAGAGCTGGTGGATTTGGccataaaatatatatctacacctgtatttttttttctcacaaaggtCACACAATGAATCAACATTTCATCTTTGCTTACAGGAAAAGAATatgataatatatataataaaattatataatattaatacaaacattttggtccggaaaatatatttaatttttaatgataATTAGAAATAACGTTCCCTtagtcaaaaaacaaacaatgaaaaagCATGGGCTAAAGCTACACAAATTGTACGACCAAGTAATCTGTTATGACTAAATGCCCTAATGCACAGTGCAGCGAAAAAGAAGGTGGCGACGCTTACCAGTAGACTCCATTGCATGAATCACAAACAAATGGAAGGAAATCTAAATGATTGAAGAAAAACAACTACTTAGTTGACTAGCAAAGACAGTATAGCCTTACTGGAAAAAACATGCATATTAATTGAAAACCGCTTAACATTTAAATCATTTAGATATCAATTGctgataattttatttatgattTACAAGCGATGGTAAACTCACTGACTACAGATTCATGCTAATGCTCCCGAGCTACGATGCCGATTTGACatgtgttttaattttattatcattagtATTATTTAAACACGGGTGAAGCTTAAcgtcacacactttttttttttttttttttttaagcaatagaACGAAGACCATACAGACCTTGCTGGTGACAAGAATctatttgacagtgttttccGATGTCTAACTCAGCCATTAGCTTAGCAATGCGCTTCTCCAACCGGTGTCAACACGGATTTGAACCGGAAGTAAAATTCGATTCGCCAAAATGTAGCCAGGACTTTTAAGAATTTTCTCACTCAcacttattttatgtttttcctaATACGgataatctaataataataataataataatgataataatgataataataataataactttgaAAGCAGGCAACTGATTACCCCGGAAGTGAATTTTGATGGCAGTGATTTTTAACGTAACAATTCGACaataatttatttaactttattttttacacaactTTTATTCGTATATCgccacattataaaaaaaaagagtatattAGAATAACTGAATTTATTCGGtctaaggttttgttttgtcacgCCTTAAAGAGGGCGGGCCTGCGTTTCGATTACGTCACGCAGGTAATGTAATGGGGATGTGGGATAGGTGTGGCGAAAGgtgatttgacagccacaaaAGCCCGTCGAGCTGGAAAAACAGCTCGGCGTCCTCTCACACACACCCTGGAAACACCTGACAATAATAACAGCTCGGCGTCCGCATACCGCGACCGAGCGCTGCTTTTACTTACCGTCGGACGAACTCCCAGACAAAATGAGTAAAATCACGAAATTCTTCAAGGGGAGTTCGAGCTCcggctcgtcgtcgtcgtccgggGGTCGGTCCAAACACCACCGGTCCAAGGCGGGACCCTCGCCCCAGGAGGCCATCCACAAGTTGCGGGAGACCGAGGACATGTTGAGCAAGAAACAGGACTACCTGGAAAAGAGAATACAGCAGGAAATCATGATAGCCAAGAAACACGGCACAAGAAATAAGAGgggtatgtatgtttggatgttCCTCGCCAACCGAAAGGACCCAAATGGTTCTTTTAAAGATATTCTGGTCGTGTTGTAGGCGTCGTCTTAAAAGGTCCAAGCCTGAGAAAGTGTCATGAGAGCCGCCATTTTAGGATGAGCCACAGGTGCATCTTCCTGTATTTCACTTCGGGGAAAATGTCCCACGTTGTTGGCCAAAAACACGAAGCAAAGTCcttacaaaatgtttttgttgttcaaaattttaattgttaacattgtgatcgtttgcggctttctcttctgattttttttaaaactttttatttttttatttttattgaatgacGTGGTTAATTATAAAGGCCACGAAAAGtgtcattaaattaattttgataataaaaatcaattgaatacaacaataaatgttaaataaaatccATTATATATCCAATTGGCATTTAACCCATTAATATAGAATAAAAGTGGCATGAAATTAGCTCAATTAAATAGATGCCATTAAATGATTAAAAGTTCTGTATTGGTTATAAAATGATGATTGAATAGGTTCCGTATAG
This genomic window from Festucalex cinctus isolate MCC-2025b chromosome 20, RoL_Fcin_1.0, whole genome shotgun sequence contains:
- the zfand1 gene encoding AN1-type zinc finger protein 1 isoform X2; translated protein: MAELDIGKHCQIDSCHQQDFLPFVCDSCNGVYCLEHRSREAHSCSQEPVKRELQPACGSTSHPCNFEDCKGKELVPVVCPQCEKHFCLAHRHQDDHKCEKLEVQKPRMAATKELVQRIVESKDGSKSKGRKGAKNSATAAKVALMKLKLHAAGDKSLPQTERTYFQVYLPKGCQATSQPMFFCSKWSVGKVVDYAASLASLKNNNNVLAAKKLRLCHPETGKSLRMDDSLHTLLTSPEDPLHNGGDVILEYLDNDSTEGDEVAGKLDF
- the zfand1 gene encoding AN1-type zinc finger protein 1 isoform X1, coding for MAELDIGKHCQIDSCHQQDFLPFVCDSCNGVYCLEHRSREAHSCSQEPVKRELQPACGSTSHPCNFEDCKGKELVPVVCPQCEKHFCLAHRHQDDHKCEKLEVQKPRMAATKELVQRIVESKDGSKSKGRKGAKNSATAAKVALMKLKLHAAGDKSLPQTERTYFQVYLPKGCQATSQPMFFCSKWSVGKVVDYAASLASLKNNNNVLAAKKLRLCHPETGKSLRMDDSLHTLLTSPEDPLHNGGDVILEYLDNDSTGVEDVSNYITLR